From the Lancefieldella sp. Marseille-Q7238 genome, one window contains:
- a CDS encoding D-alanine--D-alanine ligase, whose translation MAAKVAVIMGGTSFERNFSLLSGRLVSEALAESGFDVLTLDADANLVQTLRAEKPAVAFICMHGAGGEDGAVPALLEFLRIPYVGSRPASCRAAWNKADMPFLMRRVYDKGESLVVWPPQLVLPASAFKDLGAAQALDIIPERLGGGTGFPLAVKPVHGGSAMGLSRVDSPDDLGSALMAAFAYDDSVIIQRWIEGVEVSLTVLGTPGAEKVLPPVEIEVLEGIYDTDARLETSRVNHFCPARDESLAALGGNVENARIALEQAAREVYRAYDCRDFARVDFIWDGHKAMVMGLKTFPGLTETSLVPMAVEAAGFELREVLADLVNGALARGN comes from the coding sequence GTGGCTGCCAAAGTTGCTGTCATTATGGGCGGAACCTCGTTTGAGAGGAACTTCTCGCTTCTTTCCGGCCGTCTGGTATCTGAAGCGCTTGCCGAGTCGGGCTTTGACGTATTGACGCTTGATGCGGATGCCAACCTTGTACAGACGCTTCGGGCGGAAAAGCCCGCGGTTGCCTTCATTTGCATGCACGGGGCAGGCGGAGAGGACGGCGCGGTACCGGCGCTGCTTGAGTTTTTGCGTATCCCATATGTGGGGTCAAGACCCGCGTCCTGCCGAGCCGCCTGGAATAAAGCGGACATGCCGTTTTTAATGCGCCGTGTGTACGATAAGGGAGAATCGCTGGTGGTGTGGCCGCCTCAGCTGGTGCTTCCTGCAAGCGCGTTCAAAGACTTGGGAGCGGCTCAGGCGCTGGACATTATTCCCGAGCGCCTTGGGGGAGGTACGGGATTTCCTCTGGCGGTCAAGCCTGTGCACGGCGGTTCCGCTATGGGCCTCTCGCGCGTCGACAGTCCGGACGATTTGGGCAGCGCTCTTATGGCGGCCTTTGCCTACGACGATTCCGTCATCATCCAGCGTTGGATTGAAGGTGTTGAGGTCAGCCTTACCGTCTTGGGTACGCCGGGTGCCGAGAAGGTCCTTCCGCCCGTGGAGATTGAGGTTCTTGAAGGTATCTACGACACGGATGCTCGTCTTGAGACCTCCCGCGTCAACCATTTCTGTCCGGCTCGTGATGAGTCGCTGGCGGCGCTTGGCGGCAATGTGGAAAACGCCCGCATTGCTCTTGAACAGGCGGCTCGTGAAGTGTATCGCGCCTATGATTGTCGCGACTTCGCGCGTGTTGATTTTATTTGGGACGGCCACAAGGCCATGGTTATGGGACTTAAAACATTCCCGGGACTTACTGAGACGTCCTTGGTTCCTATGGCGGTTGAGGCGGCAGGATTTGAACTTCGTGAAGTCCTTGCTGACCTGGTGAACGGTGCGCTTGCGCGCGGAAACTGA
- a CDS encoding type I phosphomannose isomerase catalytic subunit, translating to MSTTTTHDCSHDIIVLTPIFHEKIWGGRRLADDFGYDIPDGDIGECWAISAHPNGDCTVASGVFAGKTLSELWDEHRELFSAAQGDRFPLLIKILDAREDLSVQVHPDDAYAAEHENGSLGKRECWYVLDAEPNTTIIIGQRAHNRKELACMIDEGRWNDMLNFIPVHKGDFFRIDPGTVHAIKGGTLILETQQSSDVTYRVYDYDRLGVDGKPRELHIQQSLDVVDYDLVPPVSGKVAAPEIDGITNLMTCDNFVVDRVVVSGERMLKQPHPFLCVSVIEGDGTVATSAAGKPHTLTRGSHFIVPAGSGDLTLTGTMTLITSYVPEG from the coding sequence ATGAGCACTACTACGACACATGATTGTTCGCATGACATCATTGTGCTGACTCCCATTTTTCACGAGAAAATCTGGGGAGGTCGTCGCCTTGCGGATGATTTTGGCTATGACATTCCTGACGGCGACATAGGTGAGTGCTGGGCTATCAGTGCGCATCCCAACGGTGACTGTACTGTTGCTTCAGGTGTCTTTGCGGGCAAAACGCTCAGCGAGCTCTGGGATGAGCATCGTGAGCTCTTTAGTGCCGCTCAAGGCGACCGTTTCCCTCTTCTCATTAAGATTTTAGACGCGCGCGAAGATCTGTCCGTGCAAGTTCACCCTGACGATGCGTATGCCGCTGAACATGAAAATGGATCGCTTGGCAAGCGGGAATGCTGGTATGTGCTTGACGCGGAACCTAATACCACCATCATCATCGGTCAGCGCGCTCATAATCGCAAAGAGCTGGCGTGCATGATTGACGAGGGCCGGTGGAACGATATGCTCAACTTCATCCCCGTGCACAAAGGTGATTTCTTCCGCATTGATCCTGGTACCGTTCATGCCATCAAAGGTGGCACGCTTATTCTGGAGACACAGCAGAGTTCTGACGTTACCTATCGTGTGTACGACTATGACCGCCTTGGAGTTGACGGGAAGCCCCGTGAGCTGCATATTCAACAGAGCCTTGATGTGGTTGACTATGATCTGGTACCGCCCGTTTCCGGTAAGGTGGCCGCTCCGGAGATTGATGGTATTACCAATCTGATGACCTGCGACAACTTTGTCGTTGACCGTGTGGTGGTTTCTGGTGAGAGGATGTTGAAGCAGCCTCATCCCTTCTTGTGCGTCAGCGTGATTGAGGGCGACGGCACCGTTGCAACGTCCGCTGCGGGAAAACCCCATACGCTTACGCGGGGAAGCCACTTCATCGTGCCTGCCGGTTCGGGAGATTTGACTCTAACTGGCACGATGACGCTTATTACCTCGTATGTGCCTGAAGGGTAA
- a CDS encoding PTS fructose transporter subunit IIBC, producing MADVSTYDIVAATGCPTGIAHTFMAKEALEKAAKAKGLTIKVETHGQVGIENELTPAEIRAAKAVVVAADKDVQAERFAGKPMVNVGVTAAIKDAGGLIDRALAAQPTGSLAEDLNEADVVNGGNAAEVSATEKESVGHIIYKHLMNGVSHMLVFVVAGGVLTAVSFLWGIYSFDSTSAQYNSFAAMLKIIGGIAMNLMVPVLAAYIAESIGKRPALVPGFVAGMIAIQGLPINPTTNMIDPAGAGVGFGFLGGIVGGFVAGYVIVGLEKALAFLPKNLDGLKAIFLYPLLSTLVVGLIMLGISGPMASINTGMMNFLRGLANSGPIVLGLAIGCMCAFDMGGPVNKAAYVTGTALLTEALTAGVGTPTYNFGTNFMAAVSAACIVPPLITTFAVIVGKKYFTESDRNAGLVNFILGCTHITEGAIPFMTKNIWPVMPIMMLGSSIAAILTIFFGVHDPAPHGGFLVLPVVDGGLMWVLAILIGAVVGGILFVAFKAAEYKKNDNKVVEG from the coding sequence ATGGCAGACGTGTCAACGTATGACATTGTGGCAGCAACGGGCTGTCCGACTGGTATTGCGCACACCTTTATGGCCAAGGAGGCATTAGAGAAAGCTGCCAAAGCAAAGGGACTCACCATTAAGGTTGAGACACACGGGCAGGTTGGCATCGAAAACGAACTGACGCCTGCAGAGATTAGAGCCGCGAAGGCGGTAGTGGTGGCTGCCGACAAGGACGTTCAGGCTGAGCGTTTTGCCGGCAAGCCGATGGTAAATGTCGGCGTCACCGCGGCCATTAAGGATGCGGGCGGCCTCATTGATCGTGCACTTGCGGCGCAGCCGACGGGTTCTCTCGCTGAAGACCTTAACGAAGCCGACGTCGTAAACGGCGGCAATGCTGCTGAGGTTTCTGCAACTGAAAAAGAGTCCGTGGGTCATATCATCTACAAGCATCTTATGAACGGCGTTTCTCACATGCTGGTCTTTGTGGTGGCCGGCGGTGTGCTGACAGCCGTTTCATTCTTGTGGGGCATCTATTCGTTTGACTCTACCAGTGCTCAGTACAACAGCTTCGCCGCCATGCTCAAGATTATCGGCGGCATTGCTATGAACCTTATGGTTCCTGTTTTGGCAGCCTACATTGCAGAGTCCATCGGCAAGAGACCGGCACTCGTACCGGGTTTTGTAGCCGGCATGATTGCCATTCAAGGATTGCCAATCAATCCCACTACAAACATGATTGATCCGGCCGGCGCTGGTGTCGGCTTTGGATTTTTGGGCGGCATCGTCGGTGGCTTTGTAGCCGGCTATGTCATTGTGGGACTTGAGAAGGCGCTGGCGTTTCTTCCGAAGAACCTTGACGGTCTGAAAGCAATCTTCCTGTATCCGTTGCTTTCGACTCTTGTTGTCGGCCTCATCATGCTGGGCATTTCCGGTCCTATGGCAAGCATCAATACCGGTATGATGAACTTCCTGCGTGGCCTTGCCAATTCCGGCCCCATTGTGCTCGGCTTGGCCATTGGCTGCATGTGCGCCTTTGACATGGGTGGCCCTGTCAATAAAGCGGCATATGTGACCGGCACTGCGCTTTTGACCGAAGCTTTGACCGCGGGCGTTGGTACGCCAACCTATAACTTTGGCACCAACTTTATGGCCGCCGTTTCCGCCGCTTGCATCGTTCCGCCGCTGATTACTACGTTTGCGGTTATCGTGGGCAAAAAGTACTTTACGGAATCTGACCGCAACGCCGGCCTGGTCAACTTCATTTTGGGCTGCACGCACATTACAGAGGGAGCCATTCCCTTCATGACCAAAAATATTTGGCCCGTGATGCCCATCATGATGCTGGGATCTTCCATCGCCGCCATCCTCACCATCTTCTTTGGCGTGCACGATCCCGCGCCTCATGGTGGCTTCCTCGTGCTTCCTGTTGTCGACGGCGGCCTTATGTGGGTGCTCGCTATCCTTATCGGCGCCGTTGTCGGCGGCATTCTCTTTGTAGCGTTCAAAGCTGCGGAGTACAAGAAAAATGACAATAAGGTTGTGGAGGGGTAG
- a CDS encoding lipocalin family protein: MTAPTNNFRLSESSYRGARKGLTTRVGLLVVCMLIGAALALSACSGGVQKPQDGAGRTQQEETGKDQKTPDTQKEPDAQKEDDSRKEQSFDKQIVGTWQATYLDWKDPDRADMDEKALEDRQKESQMGFYITFKSDGTGTFYAEDLMYEVNWTVQGNSIVFPLQTEERKETVTVIRNASSGEITIDFPAYTLTMKQLSAKPDDFASVVYAPPAFKQ, translated from the coding sequence ATGACAGCTCCAACAAATAACTTCCGCTTGTCAGAGTCCTCTTATAGAGGCGCCAGAAAAGGTCTTACCACGCGTGTTGGTCTCCTTGTTGTTTGCATGCTTATCGGAGCAGCGCTGGCCTTGTCGGCCTGCTCCGGCGGCGTGCAAAAACCTCAAGATGGCGCTGGGCGGACTCAGCAGGAAGAAACAGGAAAAGATCAGAAGACGCCTGATACGCAAAAAGAGCCGGATGCCCAAAAGGAAGACGATTCTCGAAAGGAGCAGTCTTTTGACAAACAAATCGTAGGTACCTGGCAGGCGACCTATCTTGATTGGAAAGATCCCGACCGTGCGGATATGGATGAAAAAGCGCTGGAGGATCGCCAGAAGGAATCTCAGATGGGATTCTATATCACGTTTAAGTCGGATGGTACGGGAACCTTTTACGCCGAGGATTTGATGTATGAGGTCAACTGGACCGTGCAGGGCAACTCCATTGTATTTCCGTTGCAGACTGAAGAACGGAAAGAGACTGTTACCGTTATAAGAAATGCGTCTTCAGGTGAAATTACCATTGATTTTCCCGCCTATACCCTGACAATGAAGCAACTCTCAGCAAAGCCCGATGATTTTGCTTCCGTTGTGTATGCGCCGCCAGCGTTTAAGCAGTAA
- a CDS encoding ROK family protein: MQYVFGIDIGGTSIKIGLFTPDGELLTEEKVPTPALISREAYRTVCHALEEVVASRDGRPEDVIACGLDIPGPVADDGTVGFLANVQLNPEELVQAISAALPNATVAFVNDANAAALGEAWAGVAVGAPSFVLIAIGTGVGAGVVCNGKLVAGAFGAGGEIGHITVEPEEPKTCGCGRHGCLEQYASAKGIVRLYLEECERRGVTPVSVEHETDTLSVFRAHAAGDECATLAIDKMCSYLARAMAQVSCVVDPSMYLIGGGVAGSFATFATELRARFEEYALRVSRPVRIEAASLGNQAAMYGCAYEALRLRKERFGEEVLAAE; this comes from the coding sequence ATGCAGTACGTATTCGGCATTGACATCGGTGGCACCAGCATCAAAATCGGTCTGTTTACGCCTGACGGAGAGTTGCTGACGGAAGAGAAGGTTCCAACGCCTGCGCTTATCTCGCGGGAGGCGTACCGCACCGTTTGCCACGCGCTTGAAGAGGTTGTCGCGTCCCGAGACGGCAGGCCGGAAGACGTTATCGCCTGCGGATTGGATATTCCCGGCCCGGTTGCCGATGACGGTACCGTCGGTTTTCTCGCCAACGTGCAGCTGAATCCCGAAGAATTGGTGCAGGCCATCAGTGCGGCTCTGCCTAACGCCACGGTGGCCTTTGTCAACGACGCCAATGCCGCCGCTCTTGGTGAGGCGTGGGCGGGCGTTGCCGTGGGTGCGCCCTCCTTCGTACTCATTGCTATTGGCACGGGCGTCGGCGCGGGGGTAGTTTGTAACGGCAAGCTGGTGGCAGGCGCGTTTGGAGCGGGCGGCGAGATTGGTCACATTACGGTTGAACCCGAAGAGCCTAAAACGTGCGGCTGTGGTCGTCATGGTTGCCTTGAGCAGTACGCGTCTGCGAAGGGCATTGTTCGCCTGTACCTCGAGGAGTGCGAGAGGCGCGGCGTGACGCCTGTGAGTGTTGAGCACGAGACAGATACTCTTTCGGTGTTCCGTGCGCATGCCGCGGGTGATGAGTGCGCGACGCTTGCTATCGATAAGATGTGCTCGTATCTGGCGCGCGCCATGGCGCAGGTTTCATGTGTGGTCGACCCGTCCATGTATCTGATTGGCGGAGGAGTCGCCGGTTCATTTGCAACCTTTGCTACCGAGCTGCGCGCCCGCTTTGAGGAGTACGCGCTGCGCGTCAGCCGCCCCGTGCGTATCGAAGCGGCAAGTCTTGGCAATCAGGCGGCAATGTATGGCTGCGCATATGAGGCGCTTCGCCTGCGCAAAGAACGCTTTGGTGAAGAAGTGCTCGCCGCGGAGTGA
- a CDS encoding 1-phosphofructokinase family hexose kinase — MIYTLTTNPAIDMNVNAGELSYDRVNRTTDAVYTPNGKGLNVSFTLKHYGVASVIMGFFGGFSGEYIIGKASKICPVKPVMIEGITRVNVFVTTPKGELKFPNAGAPVNRARQEEMLELLRAADDLEVLSVSGSLSPEMDASFYDELVDVCAQKGAEFILDISHPHLAELVERRPLLIKPNDEEVAAIFGVNVCNQADVVRALREIHQRGAQNILLTLGGEGAYFSDGRHIWHANAAQVQVLSTACAGDATLASFLSVWLADRRNVEGALTRAMATGGNVAMSAGLGDFALVDEIARQIHVSVVA, encoded by the coding sequence ATGATTTATACGCTTACGACAAACCCTGCCATTGACATGAACGTCAATGCCGGCGAGCTCTCATATGACCGTGTCAACCGCACGACCGATGCGGTCTATACGCCCAACGGCAAAGGCCTGAACGTTTCGTTTACGCTGAAACACTATGGCGTTGCCAGTGTAATCATGGGATTCTTTGGTGGATTTTCGGGAGAGTACATCATAGGGAAAGCGTCTAAAATCTGTCCGGTCAAACCGGTGATGATTGAAGGAATCACGCGCGTGAATGTTTTTGTGACCACGCCAAAAGGCGAGCTTAAGTTCCCCAATGCGGGTGCTCCCGTGAATCGTGCTCGCCAGGAGGAAATGCTTGAACTGCTGCGTGCCGCCGATGACCTTGAGGTGCTTTCGGTGTCAGGGTCGCTTTCGCCTGAGATGGACGCGAGTTTTTATGACGAGCTCGTGGACGTATGTGCGCAAAAGGGCGCTGAGTTTATTCTGGATATTTCCCATCCTCATCTGGCTGAGCTGGTTGAGCGCCGGCCGCTTTTGATTAAGCCCAACGATGAAGAGGTTGCCGCCATCTTTGGAGTTAACGTCTGCAATCAAGCTGACGTGGTGAGGGCGCTGCGCGAGATTCATCAAAGAGGCGCGCAAAATATCCTGTTGACGCTTGGTGGCGAGGGCGCGTACTTCTCGGACGGGAGGCATATCTGGCATGCCAATGCCGCTCAGGTACAGGTGCTTTCGACGGCCTGCGCTGGCGACGCGACTTTGGCAAGCTTTCTTTCCGTGTGGCTTGCTGACCGCCGCAATGTTGAGGGCGCTTTGACACGCGCCATGGCTACCGGCGGAAACGTTGCCATGAGCGCCGGCCTTGGAGACTTTGCGCTCGTAGATGAAATTGCTCGGCAGATTCATGTTTCCGTGGTCGCGTAA
- a CDS encoding PLP-dependent aminotransferase family protein, protein MNDSRISFDAWDGLYADRILHMRRSAVRDLFAAISRPDVIGLSGGMPDISSLPLDEVAECAKRCVTVEGLRALQYGSSDGRVECRQAVCKILAVQGVEAKPEDMVLTSGSQQALDFLGRVFLNPGDDVICEGPSYLGALQAFSAYQPRVHCIEMDAEGMRMDMLEAKLEELSAVGRKPKFIYVIPNFNNPTGTTMSMERRHRLLELAHRFVIPVVEDDPYGLIRYEGQDLTRLKALDESVIYLGTTSKIFAPGLRLAWIVAPHHFLERINLSKQGADLCTSPFNMVLAEHYFNEVDWQAALEVSKRRYRERKNAMLAALEECFPEDVQWTHPEGGLFLWVTFPPYFDTNQLLPAALEKGVAYVPGTNCYPDGCGASSMRLCYSFETPDHIHEAICRLSSCVQDRMELYRAFRAAGALPETVSTYSTEYSTEHSAKYSTNQNRR, encoded by the coding sequence ATGAACGATAGCAGGATCTCGTTTGACGCGTGGGACGGACTCTATGCCGACCGTATCCTACATATGCGCAGAAGTGCCGTGCGCGATTTGTTTGCCGCTATTTCTCGCCCGGATGTTATCGGACTTTCGGGCGGCATGCCGGATATTTCATCGTTGCCGCTTGACGAAGTCGCCGAATGCGCTAAGCGCTGCGTTACCGTTGAGGGTCTGCGAGCGCTGCAATACGGCAGCTCAGACGGGCGTGTGGAATGCAGGCAGGCCGTCTGCAAGATCCTTGCGGTTCAAGGCGTTGAAGCTAAGCCTGAAGATATGGTTCTGACATCCGGCTCTCAGCAGGCGCTGGATTTTCTTGGCCGCGTCTTTCTCAACCCGGGTGACGACGTCATCTGCGAAGGTCCCAGCTACCTCGGAGCGCTTCAGGCATTTTCGGCATATCAGCCCCGCGTACATTGTATAGAGATGGACGCGGAGGGCATGCGAATGGATATGCTTGAGGCCAAGCTCGAAGAGCTGAGCGCCGTCGGCAGAAAGCCCAAGTTCATCTATGTTATTCCCAACTTCAACAATCCCACAGGAACCACCATGTCCATGGAGCGTCGCCACCGCCTGCTTGAGCTGGCGCACCGTTTTGTCATTCCGGTAGTTGAAGATGATCCTTACGGACTGATACGCTATGAGGGTCAGGATCTGACCCGCCTCAAGGCGCTTGACGAGAGTGTTATCTATCTGGGAACCACCTCAAAGATATTTGCTCCGGGTCTGCGTCTTGCATGGATTGTGGCGCCGCACCATTTTCTTGAACGGATCAACTTGTCCAAGCAGGGAGCGGACTTGTGTACAAGTCCCTTTAACATGGTATTGGCGGAGCACTATTTCAATGAGGTGGACTGGCAGGCGGCGCTTGAAGTTTCTAAGAGGCGCTATCGTGAGCGTAAGAACGCTATGCTTGCGGCTCTTGAAGAGTGCTTCCCAGAGGATGTGCAGTGGACGCATCCCGAAGGGGGACTGTTCCTCTGGGTTACCTTTCCGCCTTACTTTGATACGAACCAGCTGCTTCCGGCGGCGCTCGAAAAGGGCGTGGCATATGTACCTGGAACAAATTGTTATCCCGACGGTTGCGGAGCCTCAAGCATGCGCCTGTGCTATTCCTTTGAGACGCCCGACCATATTCATGAGGCAATCTGCCGTCTGTCGTCCTGCGTTCAGGATCGCATGGAACTGTACCGCGCGTTTCGTGCGGCGGGCGCCTTGCCTGAGACCGTTTCAACGTATTCGACCGAGTATTCAACTGAGCATTCGGCCAAGTATTCGACCAATCAAAACAGGAGGTAG
- the mscL gene encoding large conductance mechanosensitive channel protein MscL gives MKKFMTEFKEFIARGNVMDMAIGIIIGGAFTAIVTSLVNDIINPFIKLISGGGTEVSGLSIPVPGTENGIDFGAFISAIINFLIIALIVFLLVKAVNKFMNRNKETEAVATPVCPHCLEEVKDGATRCPHCAGEIPGGAHVA, from the coding sequence ATGAAAAAGTTTATGACCGAATTCAAGGAGTTCATTGCACGCGGTAATGTCATGGATATGGCCATCGGCATCATCATTGGCGGCGCTTTCACAGCAATTGTTACTTCCCTTGTCAACGACATCATCAACCCGTTTATCAAGCTGATAAGCGGCGGAGGCACTGAGGTATCGGGTCTCTCTATCCCCGTTCCGGGTACGGAAAACGGCATTGACTTTGGAGCGTTTATTTCCGCAATTATCAACTTTTTGATTATCGCTTTGATCGTTTTCCTCCTCGTCAAGGCTGTCAACAAATTTATGAACCGCAATAAAGAAACCGAAGCAGTTGCCACTCCCGTCTGCCCTCACTGTCTTGAAGAGGTTAAAGATGGCGCCACCCGCTGCCCGCACTGCGCCGGAGAGATCCCTGGAGGAGCTCATGTAGCATAA
- a CDS encoding carboxypeptidase M32 gives MADENGTTPLNAALSNPREDIAELDRLEKKLFALRYSTSELTSFGPCLDPEKATEERGEALAILGEQIQALLADPQVGTLLDRLHENRALLDETQRAQVKILRRDRAQLVDVPPEVKSDFVRLTTEANDVWEKAKATNDWDLFAPYLDRLVESQIKIAQYRNAEKAPYDVLLNDFEFGTNRAFYDPFFAKIKDVVVPLVADCMASKHQPSKKPLEGTFDATRQWNLARDIVTLQGIDEKAFWLGATEHPYTAGPGIGFVMVASHAYEDDVLSNVYSMLHENGHALYEQGVNWDYRFTSLKGGTSMGMHESQSRFFENYVGHSEEFAEPLIDLMRKHFPGQLGRVTAFQLFSAANKVQPDLIRTEADELTYPLHILVRYEIEQALMSGEVKAADVPALWAEKYQTYLGVTVPDNTHGALQDVHWSWGEFGYFPTYALGSAFGAQFKHAMTEDGMDFAAVCASGDLTPIRTWLGEKIWTWGRAKDSDELILSATGEPFDVAYFTDYLVTKFSRIYGLSS, from the coding sequence ATGGCTGACGAAAACGGCACCACCCCGTTGAACGCGGCACTTTCCAACCCGCGAGAAGATATCGCTGAGCTGGATAGACTTGAAAAGAAACTCTTCGCGCTTCGGTACAGCACCAGTGAATTAACGTCGTTTGGTCCGTGCCTCGATCCTGAGAAGGCAACAGAAGAGCGCGGAGAAGCCTTGGCAATTCTGGGTGAACAAATACAAGCGCTTTTAGCAGACCCTCAGGTAGGAACGCTGCTTGACCGACTTCATGAAAATCGCGCTTTGCTTGACGAAACACAGCGAGCGCAGGTAAAAATTCTGCGCCGTGACCGCGCGCAGTTGGTGGATGTACCGCCTGAAGTGAAGAGCGATTTTGTGCGCCTTACAACCGAAGCCAACGATGTATGGGAAAAGGCGAAGGCGACCAATGACTGGGATTTGTTCGCTCCGTACCTTGATCGCTTGGTAGAAAGTCAGATCAAAATCGCGCAGTATCGCAATGCCGAAAAAGCTCCCTACGATGTACTGCTGAACGATTTTGAGTTCGGAACAAACCGGGCGTTTTACGATCCGTTTTTTGCGAAAATCAAAGATGTGGTAGTGCCTTTAGTGGCCGATTGCATGGCGTCCAAGCATCAGCCCAGCAAAAAACCGCTTGAGGGAACCTTTGACGCCACCCGCCAATGGAACCTCGCACGTGACATCGTTACGCTGCAGGGCATTGATGAAAAGGCTTTTTGGCTCGGCGCGACCGAACATCCCTATACCGCAGGTCCCGGCATCGGTTTTGTCATGGTAGCTTCACATGCCTACGAAGACGACGTCCTTTCCAACGTCTATTCCATGCTGCATGAAAACGGTCATGCCCTCTATGAACAGGGCGTCAATTGGGACTATCGCTTTACGTCCCTTAAAGGCGGCACCTCAATGGGCATGCATGAGTCGCAATCGCGCTTCTTTGAAAACTACGTGGGGCATTCTGAAGAATTCGCCGAGCCGCTCATAGACCTCATGCGCAAGCACTTCCCAGGCCAGCTTGGCCGCGTGACCGCCTTCCAGCTCTTCTCCGCAGCCAATAAGGTACAGCCAGATCTCATCCGCACCGAAGCCGACGAGCTTACCTATCCTCTGCACATCCTGGTGCGCTATGAGATTGAGCAGGCTCTCATGTCCGGCGAGGTAAAAGCCGCCGATGTCCCGGCGTTGTGGGCGGAAAAGTACCAAACGTATCTGGGCGTCACCGTTCCCGACAATACGCACGGAGCGCTTCAAGACGTCCATTGGAGCTGGGGAGAGTTCGGTTACTTCCCCACCTATGCTTTGGGCAGCGCGTTCGGAGCGCAGTTCAAGCATGCCATGACTGAGGACGGCATGGACTTTGCCGCCGTATGCGCTTCCGGCGATCTTACGCCGATTCGCACGTGGCTTGGCGAGAAGATCTGGACGTGGGGACGGGCCAAGGACTCCGACGAGCTTATCCTGTCAGCTACCGGCGAGCCCTTCGATGTGGCCTACTTTACCGACTATTTAGTTACAAAGTTCTCGCGAATTTATGGATTGTCATCGTAG
- a CDS encoding YebC/PmpR family DNA-binding transcriptional regulator yields MSGHSKWATTKHKKAAIDAKRSSLFSKLSRNITVAAKMGGDPNPDNNATLSAAVARARMVSMPNAKIKAAIDKAFGAGADAAVYEEIVYEGYGPAGIAVYVDCLTDNKNRTAADVRSAFTHSGGNLGTAGSVAFQFERRGSLAVDKVIVSDDKKVADRDNATDEDEFMMAVAEAGGEDYEDAGEQWIVWTAYDKMQDVQKGLEAQGIEVKGSELTMVPTTPTDVSVSDAKKVQRLLDKLDELDDVQNVYSTMNVTDEIAAALEEDE; encoded by the coding sequence ATGTCTGGACACTCTAAATGGGCAACAACGAAGCATAAAAAGGCAGCTATCGATGCCAAGCGTTCGTCGCTGTTCTCCAAGCTTTCCCGCAATATCACCGTCGCCGCGAAGATGGGCGGCGATCCCAACCCGGACAACAACGCCACTCTTTCCGCTGCTGTCGCTCGCGCCCGCATGGTTTCCATGCCAAACGCAAAGATCAAAGCTGCTATCGACAAGGCGTTTGGCGCCGGCGCCGACGCGGCCGTTTACGAGGAGATTGTCTACGAGGGCTATGGTCCCGCGGGTATCGCAGTGTATGTTGATTGCCTGACCGACAATAAGAATCGTACTGCTGCCGATGTCCGTTCCGCTTTTACACACTCGGGCGGCAATCTGGGTACGGCGGGTTCCGTGGCCTTTCAGTTTGAGCGTCGCGGCTCGCTTGCAGTGGACAAGGTTATCGTGTCCGATGATAAAAAAGTTGCCGATCGCGATAACGCTACCGATGAGGACGAGTTCATGATGGCCGTTGCTGAGGCCGGTGGCGAGGATTACGAAGACGCCGGCGAGCAGTGGATTGTCTGGACTGCCTATGACAAGATGCAGGATGTCCAGAAGGGTCTCGAGGCTCAGGGCATTGAGGTCAAGGGCTCCGAGCTCACTATGGTTCCCACTACCCCCACCGACGTGTCCGTTTCTGATGCCAAGAAGGTTCAGCGCCTGCTTGACAAGCTTGACGAGCTTGATGACGTTCAGAACGTTTACAGCACCATGAACGTTACCGATGAGATTGCCGCCGCTCTGGAAGAGGACGAGTAA